The Gemmata palustris genome includes a region encoding these proteins:
- a CDS encoding ImmA/IrrE family metallo-endopeptidase, with protein sequence MSHVSAAVASIYRKARRVVDPVRRGPVPLADLFDAAGVSHVALPALSLSAVAEHLLAERYVTEPRLVADLLDDRQPLAGLIFRLGGDGLAFVSADDILARRRFTAAHELGHFLLHRDRMTGFIADVTISETDEGAGDLEPEANRFAAELLMPEEVIRARATELQREHQACPRLVLAYRLASELLVSREAMRYRLKTLGVGDDD encoded by the coding sequence GTGAGCCACGTCTCCGCTGCCGTTGCCAGCATCTACCGAAAGGCCCGTCGGGTTGTCGACCCCGTCCGCCGCGGGCCAGTGCCGCTGGCCGACCTGTTCGACGCGGCCGGCGTCTCGCACGTGGCCTTGCCGGCCCTATCGCTGTCGGCGGTGGCAGAACACCTGCTCGCTGAGCGATATGTGACCGAACCGCGCCTGGTGGCCGACTTGTTGGACGACCGGCAGCCGCTGGCCGGGCTGATATTCCGGCTGGGGGGCGACGGGCTGGCGTTCGTGAGCGCCGACGACATCCTCGCCCGCCGGCGGTTCACCGCGGCCCACGAGTTGGGGCACTTCCTGCTGCACCGCGACCGGATGACCGGGTTCATCGCCGACGTGACCATCAGTGAAACGGACGAAGGGGCCGGCGACCTGGAGCCGGAAGCCAACCGCTTCGCCGCTGAGTTGCTCATGCCGGAAGAGGTGATCCGGGCGCGGGCGACCGAGTTGCAGAGGGAACACCAGGCGTGCCCGCGGCTGGTGCTGGCCTACCGGTTGGCGTCCGAACTGCTCGTCAGCCGCGAGGCGATGCGATACCGGCTCAAAACCCTGGGGGTGGGCGATGACGACTGA
- a CDS encoding RNA polymerase sigma factor translates to MPDVATPATTAPPVDPVWAALADPEVGARLLALARSVLRRPEVDHEGLVQSAVERALANSHKFDPEAGSVTAWLTGFVRNVAREQLKRQSAAPKTDGELDRLPARQSDETGADDLRAALRRHLAALPELLRMAVELRHLEQLDYPAIAAAVGTTEATARQRVCRGLLLLRALATKEAS, encoded by the coding sequence ATGCCGGATGTCGCTACGCCTGCGACCACCGCTCCGCCGGTCGATCCGGTGTGGGCCGCTCTCGCCGACCCAGAGGTCGGTGCGCGTCTGCTCGCCCTCGCCCGGTCCGTCCTCCGCCGTCCCGAGGTGGACCACGAAGGCCTGGTGCAGAGTGCCGTCGAACGGGCGCTCGCCAACAGCCACAAGTTCGACCCCGAAGCCGGGTCCGTGACGGCGTGGCTGACCGGGTTCGTGCGGAACGTCGCCCGCGAACAGCTCAAGCGGCAGTCCGCGGCCCCCAAAACCGATGGCGAACTGGATCGCTTGCCAGCCCGGCAATCGGACGAGACGGGCGCGGACGACCTCCGCGCCGCCCTGCGTCGGCACCTCGCCGCCTTGCCCGAACTGCTCCGCATGGCGGTTGAACTACGACACCTCGAACAACTCGACTACCCCGCGATCGCTGCCGCCGTTGGCACCACCGAAGCGACTGCACGGCAGCGGGTGTGCCGCGGGTTGCTCTTGCTCCGCGCCCTCGCCACCAAGGAGGCGTCATGA
- a CDS encoding IS701 family transposase: MPSSHTPAPRCHWFSTLAKALDPRSGRRLAVLFLGIILTRGRRTLAGWIRAAGLSPQYRRCYATAAAVGRRTERIAMRLLVEVLKPMVAGAPRVVLALDDTPTERYGPKVRGAGAHHNPTPGPAGGPFVYGHVWVVLGLLVGHPLGGIVALPLLARLYIRRKDLGAIPGPDRPEFATKLVMAVDLVRWAHGWLKTWGRAVWVVADGAYAKAPVLKALLALRVTMVSRLRKDAALWTVPPARDPSARGRPRVYGEQRVSLAKRAGHKGGWTTGTFTLYGKPVEKRYKTFEATWRPAGGTIRVVLVDEPKGWVAFFCTDPTASVADILGLIADRFSLETCFRDLKQVAGAGHQQVRGVASNVGCFHLCAWSLTLTEVWAWNQKADELVAHRAASPWDDPNRRPSHADKRRAWQRELLAEEIQAVVGEHHDPARIRALAHRCLDLAA; the protein is encoded by the coding sequence ATGCCATCTTCGCATACTCCGGCCCCTCGGTGCCACTGGTTTTCAACCCTGGCCAAGGCTCTGGACCCGCGGTCCGGGCGGCGGCTCGCGGTCCTGTTCCTCGGGATCATCCTGACCCGCGGGCGCCGCACCCTCGCGGGTTGGATCCGGGCCGCCGGGCTGTCGCCCCAGTACCGCCGGTGCTACGCCACGGCCGCGGCCGTGGGGCGCCGCACCGAGCGTATCGCCATGCGGTTGTTGGTCGAGGTTCTCAAGCCCATGGTGGCCGGTGCGCCTCGGGTGGTGCTGGCCCTCGACGACACCCCGACGGAGCGGTACGGGCCCAAGGTTCGAGGGGCCGGGGCGCACCACAACCCGACACCCGGGCCGGCCGGGGGCCCGTTCGTGTACGGGCACGTGTGGGTGGTCCTCGGGTTGTTGGTGGGACACCCCCTCGGGGGGATTGTGGCCCTCCCCCTGTTGGCCCGCCTGTACATCCGCCGCAAAGATCTCGGGGCCATCCCCGGGCCGGACCGGCCCGAGTTCGCAACCAAGTTGGTGATGGCCGTGGACCTGGTCCGGTGGGCCCACGGGTGGCTGAAGACGTGGGGCCGGGCCGTGTGGGTGGTGGCCGACGGGGCGTACGCCAAGGCCCCGGTGCTCAAGGCCCTACTCGCGCTCCGGGTGACCATGGTGAGCCGGCTCCGCAAGGACGCGGCCCTGTGGACGGTGCCCCCGGCCCGCGATCCGAGCGCCCGCGGGCGGCCCCGCGTGTACGGGGAGCAGCGGGTGTCGCTCGCCAAGCGGGCCGGGCACAAGGGCGGGTGGACCACGGGCACGTTCACCCTGTATGGGAAGCCCGTGGAGAAGCGGTACAAGACGTTCGAGGCCACGTGGCGGCCGGCCGGGGGCACGATCCGGGTCGTCCTGGTGGACGAACCCAAGGGGTGGGTCGCGTTCTTCTGCACGGACCCCACGGCCTCCGTGGCCGACATCCTGGGCCTGATCGCGGACCGGTTCTCGTTGGAAACCTGTTTTCGAGATCTCAAACAGGTCGCGGGCGCCGGTCACCAGCAGGTACGCGGGGTCGCGTCGAACGTGGGATGCTTCCACCTGTGTGCGTGGTCCCTCACGCTCACCGAGGTGTGGGCCTGGAACCAGAAGGCGGATGAACTGGTGGCCCATCGGGCGGCCTCCCCGTGGGACGATCCGAACCGGCGCCCGAGCCACGCGGACAAGCGCCGGGCCTGGCAACGGGAGCTGCTGGCCGAGGAAATTCAGGCCGTTGTGGGCGAGCACCACGACCCCGCGAGAATCCGCGCCCTCGCGCACCGGTGCCTGGATCTGGCTGCTTAA
- a CDS encoding IS4 family transposase, with amino-acid sequence MDAWVQQELNAGVYPDRRLQSRLGQLLGDLGRRFGDTIPLATQDWAGAKAAYRFLSNPRVDEECILSGHLAATRARFDARPGTVLVLHDTTEFSFQRRDPAGFGRLKLIKGRHATHTVCGILMHSSLVVTTDGLPLGLAAVKFWTRKKFKGTNALRGKVNATRLPIEQKESVRWVENVSHATEELGDSSRCVHVGDREADIYELFCAAHDARTHFLIRTCVDRFAGRGDTTVSARMAREPVRGEHAVEVRDDHGRVSTATLRVRFCRMTVHPPVAKRKRYPSLSLTVLHADEPGAPAGRDAIHWQLLTDLPVDDLASAVEKLDWYAMRWKIETFHKVLKSGGRAEESRLRTAERLTNLLAVLCVVGWRVFWLTMLNRAAPDEPAETAFTPAEVGVLDRLTGRSPTRRTVAHYVLAVAKLGGYLARAKDPPPGNEVIWRGLSRLADISLGAELMDQSCG; translated from the coding sequence ATGGACGCCTGGGTACAACAGGAGCTGAACGCGGGCGTGTACCCGGACCGACGACTCCAGAGCCGTCTCGGTCAGTTGCTCGGGGATCTCGGGCGGCGGTTCGGGGACACGATCCCGCTGGCCACCCAGGATTGGGCCGGGGCCAAGGCCGCATATCGTTTCCTCAGCAACCCGCGGGTGGACGAGGAGTGCATCCTGTCCGGGCACCTCGCGGCCACCCGCGCCCGGTTCGACGCCCGTCCCGGCACCGTCCTGGTGCTCCACGACACCACCGAGTTCAGCTTCCAGCGGCGGGATCCGGCCGGGTTCGGGCGGCTCAAACTCATCAAGGGCCGGCACGCCACCCACACCGTGTGCGGGATCCTCATGCACTCCAGCCTCGTCGTCACGACCGACGGGCTCCCGCTCGGGCTGGCCGCGGTCAAGTTCTGGACTCGCAAGAAGTTCAAAGGGACCAACGCCCTCCGCGGGAAAGTGAACGCGACCCGCCTCCCGATCGAGCAGAAGGAGAGCGTCCGCTGGGTGGAGAACGTGAGCCACGCGACCGAGGAACTGGGCGATTCATCCCGGTGCGTGCACGTCGGGGACCGGGAGGCGGACATCTACGAACTGTTCTGTGCGGCCCACGACGCCCGGACCCACTTCCTGATCCGCACGTGCGTGGATCGGTTCGCCGGACGAGGGGACACGACGGTGTCCGCGCGGATGGCCCGCGAGCCGGTTCGGGGTGAGCACGCAGTGGAAGTCCGGGACGACCACGGGCGGGTCTCGACGGCCACCCTCCGGGTCCGGTTCTGCCGAATGACTGTCCACCCGCCGGTGGCCAAGCGGAAGCGGTACCCGTCGCTGTCCCTCACGGTCCTCCACGCCGATGAGCCGGGGGCGCCCGCGGGGCGGGACGCGATCCACTGGCAGTTGCTCACCGACCTCCCGGTAGACGACCTGGCGTCCGCCGTCGAGAAACTGGACTGGTATGCGATGCGGTGGAAGATCGAGACCTTTCACAAGGTTCTGAAGTCGGGCGGCCGGGCCGAGGAATCCCGGCTCCGGACGGCCGAGCGGCTGACCAACCTGTTGGCCGTCCTATGCGTCGTCGGGTGGCGCGTGTTCTGGCTCACCATGCTCAACCGGGCGGCCCCCGACGAACCGGCCGAGACGGCGTTCACCCCGGCCGAGGTCGGGGTTCTGGACCGGCTCACCGGGCGCTCCCCGACCCGGCGGACGGTGGCCCACTACGTCCTGGCGGTGGCGAAATTGGGCGGGTACTTGGCACGCGCGAAAGATCCGCCACCGGGCAACGAGGTCATCTGGCGCGGCCTCTCCCGGCTCGCCGACATCAGCCTCGGGGCTGAACTCATGGACCAAAGTTGTGGGTAA
- a CDS encoding leucine-rich repeat domain-containing protein codes for MSCLTLCGVLSWLILVSPALGRADEAEEKAVAFVEKLGGKVTRDEKLPGKPVIEVDLFLTAMTDAGVKELTAFKSLSTLNLSATKVTDAGVKELAAFKTLTHLNLGATKVTDEGLKELAGLKKLAHLTLLGTKITNAGVKELVVLKCLTHLDLGVTAVTPVGLKELVPLDKLTHLGLKKIEFVTYGGIKELAPLTSLTHLDLEQTAVIGMSLKLLAPLKKLTHLSLAHTEVTDEDLKELVPFKNLTSLVLSGCKVTDKGLKELAAYKSLTALDLFVTKVTDAGVKELEQALPECKIRK; via the coding sequence ATGTCGTGTTTGACGCTGTGCGGTGTCTTGTCGTGGCTAATCCTGGTTTCGCCCGCTCTCGGTCGAGCGGACGAAGCCGAAGAGAAGGCCGTCGCTTTCGTCGAGAAACTCGGCGGGAAGGTCACACGCGACGAGAAGTTACCCGGTAAGCCTGTCATCGAAGTGGACCTGTTCCTCACCGCGATGACGGACGCGGGCGTCAAGGAACTGACCGCATTCAAAAGCCTCTCGACACTTAACCTGAGTGCCACAAAGGTGACGGACGCGGGCGTCAAGGAGTTGGCCGCGTTCAAAACCCTCACCCACCTCAACTTGGGTGCCACGAAGGTGACGGATGAAGGCCTGAAAGAACTTGCCGGACTCAAAAAACTCGCCCACCTGACCCTCCTCGGCACCAAGATCACGAATGCGGGGGTGAAAGAACTCGTCGTCCTCAAATGTCTCACCCACCTGGATCTGGGCGTGACCGCGGTCACGCCGGTGGGTTTAAAGGAACTCGTACCGCTCGACAAACTGACTCACCTCGGCCTGAAGAAAATCGAGTTTGTGACGTACGGGGGTATCAAGGAACTGGCACCGCTCACAAGCCTGACGCACCTCGACCTGGAGCAAACCGCCGTGATCGGGATGAGTTTGAAGCTACTCGCCCCGCTAAAAAAACTCACGCACCTCAGCCTGGCACACACCGAGGTGACGGACGAGGATTTGAAAGAACTGGTACCGTTTAAGAATCTTACTTCGCTCGTGCTGAGCGGCTGCAAGGTGACGGACAAGGGGCTGAAGGAACTCGCCGCCTACAAGAGCCTGACCGCACTCGACCTATTCGTCACCAAGGTGACGGATGCGGGGGTGAAGGAATTGGAGCAGGCACTGCCGGAGTGCAAGATCCGCAAATGA
- a CDS encoding GP88 family protein, with translation MLTPGNRKLGGRRIWGFALPSGTPDVCPGMSATCRAHCYAAAVERYRPTAAAAYRRNRTRARRRDFVVRVRAFLIAHAVAVVRVHTGGDFYSPGYARKWLRVMRRAPRVTFYFYTRSWRVPAIRAVIEQMAALPNCVAWYSCDRDTGVPPGVPARVRLAWLATSDDDVPPAGLDLVFRIRRLRHRPVAPGGPPVCPSEDGVTRNRPVTCDRCGVCWHPARLRRFPLPVIESTR, from the coding sequence ATGCTCACGCCCGGTAACCGCAAACTCGGCGGCCGGAGGATCTGGGGCTTCGCCCTGCCCTCGGGCACGCCCGACGTGTGCCCCGGAATGTCCGCCACGTGTCGGGCGCACTGCTACGCCGCGGCCGTCGAGCGCTACCGGCCGACCGCGGCCGCCGCGTACCGGCGCAACCGGACCCGCGCACGCCGGCGCGATTTCGTCGTCCGGGTGCGGGCGTTCCTGATCGCCCACGCGGTCGCCGTCGTCCGCGTTCACACCGGGGGCGATTTCTACAGCCCCGGGTACGCCCGCAAGTGGCTCCGCGTCATGCGCCGCGCGCCGCGGGTCACGTTCTACTTCTACACGCGCTCCTGGCGGGTTCCGGCCATCCGGGCCGTGATCGAGCAGATGGCGGCCCTCCCGAACTGTGTCGCCTGGTACTCGTGCGACCGCGACACGGGCGTGCCCCCGGGCGTGCCGGCCCGCGTGCGCCTCGCCTGGCTCGCGACCTCGGACGACGACGTGCCCCCGGCCGGACTCGATCTGGTGTTCCGAATACGCCGGCTCCGGCACCGGCCCGTTGCTCCCGGCGGTCCGCCGGTGTGCCCGAGCGAGGACGGGGTCACGCGGAACCGGCCCGTCACGTGCGACCGGTGCGGGGTGTGTTGGCACCCGGCGCGTCTCCGACGGTTCCCGTTACCGGTGATCGAATCCACGCGCTGA
- a CDS encoding transposase, with translation MLFALGGEPGSRLAAELAVPISGDTILRRVKAVPAEHETSYRFVGIDDFALRKGHTYGTILVDLQRGRGIDLFDGRDGAPVAAWLKTHPGIEVITRDLWAAYANACTVGAPQATQVADRFHLVGNIRELVERLFEQHGSALDTALESPPTADAESRLETASTPVISSEQVPTTPPSVTTAGNPNTLPELATVAPPVRSHGQQRRQDRFDDVRRLRREGQSIRQIARALRISSKTVLRYARSTQCPDWNLGAPRATRLDRF, from the coding sequence GTGCTGTTCGCCCTCGGTGGCGAACCCGGCTCGCGACTGGCTGCGGAACTCGCCGTGCCGATCAGCGGCGACACGATCCTGCGGCGCGTGAAGGCCGTGCCCGCCGAACACGAGACGAGCTACCGATTCGTTGGGATCGACGACTTCGCGCTCCGCAAGGGGCACACCTACGGCACGATCCTGGTCGATCTCCAGCGCGGGCGCGGGATCGACCTGTTCGACGGGCGGGACGGCGCGCCGGTCGCGGCGTGGTTGAAGACCCATCCGGGCATCGAGGTCATCACCCGGGACCTCTGGGCCGCGTACGCCAACGCCTGCACGGTTGGAGCGCCACAGGCTACACAGGTCGCGGACCGGTTCCACCTCGTCGGTAACATCCGCGAACTCGTGGAGCGTCTCTTCGAGCAACATGGGTCCGCACTCGATACGGCGCTGGAATCGCCACCGACCGCAGATGCCGAATCGCGCCTCGAAACCGCATCAACCCCTGTAATTTCGAGCGAACAAGTACCCACCACGCCACCGTCGGTGACCACAGCCGGTAACCCCAATACCCTCCCGGAGCTCGCGACAGTTGCACCGCCGGTGCGATCGCATGGTCAGCAACGGCGACAGGACCGCTTCGATGACGTGCGCCGACTGCGTCGCGAGGGACAGAGCATCCGCCAGATCGCCCGAGCCTTGCGGATCTCCTCGAAAACGGTGCTCCGGTACGCGCGAAGTACACAGTGCCCCGACTGGAATCTCGGCGCACCTCGCGCGACGCGCCTGGACCGATTCTAG
- a CDS encoding ATP-binding protein: MTDSRPILGRVAAPPEHESTSGVFYFWVDKDCGVERTQIVTTTSKVGDREVKFVGIVQEVYRRSRQKDIGEEAARFDGRSGEKPPPFDSEGITYAEVAILRTTPVAHTPPTEESEVYLATPQEAREGYGVDRMEHKLPVGLLKNGGEQTVGAAFIDLDFLLGANGGHLNVNGIAGVGTKSTFLLLVNWLLIEEAKRQAREAVSRPGNLQVVPVVFNVKNFDLFFIDRWNRKYRAKEDQHRSEWAEMGYPAPAPFDLPTFRAPQLKGERVAIRTGNRTPAEVKPYSWSLSDIIEMGLFKYLFSEDDISTANLGGLVNDVEEWLTSGPPDAPKLRTADNAPQTFQEALDWFKSNKEDKKFFGDYQGSTKSSFFRRLKYIVMEGDGVLRRYDTQGNPLLIPEKGQTAPWVIDLYGLQRTPSLQRFVVAAVFHQIQAIQSKPGHGALKYLITLDELNRFAPKDSHDPITQKLETVASEGRSQGIILLGAQQQASLVKPRVIENAAVRAVGRSGTLELGAEVWRFLGPSARSAAAQLQPDEKLLYLPSFREPMLAKIPFPPFALSESDAELPDAPPGRSSGPREQDMF, encoded by the coding sequence ATGACCGACTCTCGCCCTATCCTCGGCCGCGTGGCCGCCCCGCCCGAGCACGAGTCCACCAGCGGGGTGTTTTACTTCTGGGTGGATAAAGACTGCGGGGTCGAGCGGACGCAGATCGTCACCACCACGTCGAAGGTGGGCGACCGCGAGGTGAAGTTCGTCGGCATCGTGCAGGAGGTGTACCGCCGCAGCCGGCAGAAGGACATCGGAGAGGAGGCAGCGCGGTTCGACGGCCGCTCCGGCGAGAAGCCGCCGCCTTTCGACTCCGAGGGCATCACCTACGCCGAGGTGGCCATCCTCCGCACGACGCCGGTCGCCCACACCCCGCCGACGGAGGAGAGCGAGGTGTACCTCGCCACCCCGCAGGAGGCGCGGGAAGGGTATGGGGTGGACAGAATGGAGCACAAGCTGCCCGTCGGGTTGCTGAAGAACGGCGGGGAGCAGACCGTCGGGGCGGCCTTCATCGACCTGGACTTCCTGCTCGGGGCGAACGGCGGGCACCTAAACGTGAACGGCATCGCCGGGGTCGGCACCAAGTCGACGTTCCTACTGCTGGTGAACTGGCTGCTCATTGAGGAGGCGAAGCGGCAGGCCCGCGAGGCCGTCAGCCGGCCCGGTAACCTCCAGGTGGTGCCGGTCGTGTTCAACGTGAAGAACTTTGACCTGTTCTTCATCGACCGCTGGAACCGCAAGTACCGGGCGAAAGAGGACCAGCATCGAAGCGAGTGGGCCGAGATGGGTTACCCGGCCCCGGCCCCGTTCGACTTGCCCACCTTCCGGGCGCCGCAGTTGAAGGGCGAACGGGTGGCCATCCGCACGGGCAACCGTACCCCGGCGGAGGTGAAACCGTACAGCTGGTCCCTGTCAGACATCATCGAGATGGGGCTGTTCAAGTACCTGTTCAGCGAGGACGACATCAGCACCGCCAACCTGGGCGGGCTGGTGAACGACGTGGAGGAGTGGCTGACGAGCGGCCCGCCCGACGCCCCCAAACTTCGGACGGCCGACAACGCACCGCAGACCTTTCAGGAGGCGCTCGACTGGTTCAAGTCGAACAAAGAGGACAAGAAATTCTTCGGGGACTACCAGGGGAGCACCAAGAGCAGCTTCTTCCGCCGACTGAAGTACATCGTGATGGAAGGGGACGGGGTGTTGCGGCGGTACGACACCCAGGGCAACCCGCTACTGATTCCCGAGAAGGGGCAGACGGCCCCGTGGGTGATCGACCTGTACGGCTTGCAACGGACGCCGAGCTTGCAGCGGTTCGTGGTAGCGGCGGTGTTCCACCAGATCCAGGCCATCCAGTCGAAGCCGGGGCACGGGGCGCTCAAGTACCTCATCACCCTCGACGAGCTGAACCGCTTCGCCCCAAAAGACAGCCATGACCCGATCACGCAGAAGCTGGAGACCGTCGCCAGCGAGGGCCGCAGTCAGGGCATCATCCTGCTCGGCGCGCAGCAGCAGGCCAGCCTGGTGAAGCCTCGCGTGATCGAGAACGCGGCCGTGCGGGCGGTAGGCCGGAGCGGCACGCTCGAACTGGGGGCGGAGGTGTGGAGGTTCCTCGGGCCGAGCGCCCGCAGCGCCGCCGCCCAGCTCCAGCCGGACGAGAAGCTACTGTACCTGCCCAGCTTCCGCGAGCCGATGCTGGCGAAGATCCCGTTCCCCCCGTTCGCCCTGAGCGAAAGCGATGCCGAGCTGCCCGACGCCCCGCCCGGCCGCTCGTCCGGACCGAGAGAGCAGGACATGTTTTGA
- a CDS encoding helix-turn-helix domain-containing protein produces MTAADVKVLFGRRVRQLRKAKGVSQEAFAHQIQIDRSYFGSIERGERNVSLENICLIAEGLGVAPAELLTFDTLRDPALGE; encoded by the coding sequence ATGACAGCCGCCGACGTGAAAGTGCTCTTCGGGCGCCGGGTGCGCCAACTCCGCAAGGCCAAGGGCGTGTCCCAGGAGGCGTTCGCCCACCAGATCCAGATCGACCGCAGCTACTTCGGCAGCATCGAACGCGGCGAGCGCAACGTGAGCCTCGAAAACATCTGCCTGATCGCCGAGGGGCTCGGGGTCGCACCCGCGGAACTGCTCACGTTCGACACACTTCGCGACCCGGCGCTCGGAGAGTAG
- a CDS encoding metallophosphoesterase family protein yields MRIVHTADWHLCDRLGRLDRTDDLKRRVEAVARLCEENAADVLLIAGDLFSEQASVDDVTASLMHLRQSFLPFFERKGTVLAVTGNHDRNGRIDIVRAGMGLAVPDAGRGGRLSPGRMYLANNPAVVRLADPAGHVVQFVLLPYPFPSRYAVAADSYASKEEENRLVRASVADWLQRKTADAAFEQTVPTVLVAHLHVRGSELTTAYKMSDRDDVLFDVGELHPDWRYVALGHIHQPQCLGGSETVRYPGSLDRLDFGETHDTHGVVLFDVVGAEPVKPVSLPIPATQFHTITLTDPDAELPTVHEKYPDHATAVVRLRVHPPTATDREEVSRHLKKMFPRWHSLDWVGPTSAVTGNEVKFSPRAGFADTVRAYLTEQLDRENDPDKDLVLALADTFLKPGGPS; encoded by the coding sequence ATGCGGATCGTCCACACGGCTGACTGGCACCTGTGCGACCGGCTCGGCCGGCTCGATCGAACAGACGACCTGAAACGGCGGGTGGAGGCGGTGGCGAGGCTGTGCGAGGAGAACGCCGCCGACGTGCTACTGATCGCCGGCGATCTGTTCAGCGAGCAGGCGTCGGTTGACGACGTGACGGCGTCGCTCATGCACCTGCGGCAGTCGTTCCTGCCGTTTTTCGAGCGAAAGGGAACCGTCCTGGCGGTGACGGGCAACCACGATCGCAACGGCCGCATAGACATAGTGCGGGCGGGCATGGGCCTGGCCGTGCCCGACGCGGGGAGGGGCGGGCGGCTTTCACCGGGACGCATGTACTTGGCGAACAACCCGGCGGTCGTGCGGCTGGCCGACCCCGCCGGGCACGTCGTACAGTTTGTGCTCCTGCCGTACCCGTTCCCCAGCCGGTACGCTGTGGCCGCCGACAGCTACGCGAGCAAGGAGGAGGAGAACCGCCTGGTCCGCGCGAGTGTGGCCGACTGGTTGCAGCGCAAGACAGCCGATGCCGCTTTCGAGCAAACGGTGCCGACGGTCCTGGTTGCCCACCTGCACGTGCGGGGGAGCGAATTGACCACCGCGTACAAGATGAGCGACCGCGACGACGTGCTGTTCGACGTGGGCGAGCTGCACCCGGACTGGCGGTACGTCGCCCTCGGCCACATCCACCAGCCGCAGTGCCTGGGTGGGTCGGAAACGGTCCGCTACCCCGGCAGCCTCGACCGCCTGGACTTCGGCGAGACGCACGACACCCACGGGGTCGTGCTGTTCGACGTGGTCGGTGCGGAGCCGGTGAAGCCGGTCTCGCTACCGATCCCGGCGACGCAGTTTCACACCATCACCCTCACCGACCCAGACGCAGAGCTGCCGACCGTTCACGAGAAGTACCCGGACCACGCCACCGCCGTCGTGAGGCTGCGGGTTCACCCGCCAACCGCCACCGACCGCGAGGAGGTGAGCCGACACTTGAAGAAGATGTTCCCCCGCTGGCACTCGCTCGACTGGGTGGGGCCGACGAGCGCGGTCACGGGCAACGAGGTAAAGTTCTCCCCGCGGGCCGGGTTCGCCGACACCGTCCGCGCCTACCTGACCGAACAACTCGACCGCGAGAACGACCCGGACAAGGATCTCGTCCTCGCCCTCGCTGACACCTTCCTCAAGCCCGGAGGTCCGTCGTGA